CTGCAGGGTgcgggacagagggacagggaccTACCCTGATATCGGCAGGCACCTCCTGGTAGCTCCTGGAGCTGGCGATGAGCCTGTAGATGTACCGGGGAGCAATGTCCTTGATGAGGCGCTGGCACAGCAGGTCTGCGGCACTGTTGGACGGGGCACACGCCAAGATCCGGGTGTCCTTGAAGCACGTCCATACCTAGGTGGGAGGAAGGGGCGACAGCACTGAGCCCCACGGGCCAGGATGGGCAGTGATGCTTGGGGTGGGCAGAGACTGCTGGGGCTGGACCTGGGCCCCAGCCGCCCACCTGCTTGATGGCTTCCACAAGGGTGACCGTCTTGCCAGTCCCAGGGGGGCCGAAGATGAGGTACGGGGCTGGCCTGGACATCCCTGTCACGATGTGCGTCACGGCTCTGCACTGCTCCTCGTTCGCCTGCAGCTTGCGGTCGAACCACCTGCGGGAGCAGAGGCTGAGCGTGCcgggtccctgtcccctcccgtcCCATGGGCACGCGGACTCACCGGGGCTGGAAGGTGCCTGTGAAGAGGGACTTGTGGCAGGAGGcggtggggaagaggaggctggacAAGCCACGCTTCATGGCCAGGGCTGCAGCGCGGTGCTGGACCTGCAGCGGCAGCCGGCTGAAGGTGAAGGTCACGTCGAACCTCAGGTTGTTCACAAACTTCTTCTGCAGCCTGGGAAGGAGTGGTATGAGCAGGGCACGGGGACGATCCCTCACACCCTCCCCGATCCTTCCCAGCCCGCACCCGGCCTTCGGCACATCCGAGCCGGGCTGCCGGGTCCCCAGACACCACTCACTTGGAGGAGAAGCCCAGCCTGACCTTCTCCAGCTCCACGCCGTGCACGTAGCCCTTGTACTGGACGAGCGGGGAGCGGTCCCGCTCGCTGCTCAGGTGGACGAAGAGGTGGTCCCCCCTCAGCACGGACGGTCGGTTCTCGGCCACACCGGGCACCTGCGCCAAGCGGCCGGTGTGACACTGGGCACCCCGGGAGCCCCagcacccctcccgcccccctgccagctccctctaCGCACATCGAGGACCAGCAGCCCCCTGTCCTGCACCATGGGCACGTCCTGCATGTCGTAGCGCCGGATGTCCACCTCCATCTGGATCTCCTccaggtgcagcagcagctggaactTCTTCTGGTAGTTCCCAGGCTGCAGGGGGGCCTCCAGCAGTGACCTGCGGGCAGCAGAGACATCACCGTGCCCCAGGGACACCTCGGCCAAGGGGCagtgggtgggaggtggggggccGGGTGGCATTGCCCCCACCCTGTGGCACTCACCGCATGgcagcccagctggagctggtgTTGGGTCCGAGCAGGATCGTGTCCTTGAGGCTCTTTGGGTACTGGTAGGTGCTCAGAGGGATTTCCCTCTCCAGTTCGTTTTTCAGGCagctgggcagaggggacagtggtGCCACAGGgactgcagggctgggctccccccgGGCTGCCACCACTCGTGGCCCCGGAAAGCagcgtgtccccagccctgccgtcACCAGCCATTGCACCGGGATGAAGTGCTGTGCCGGGGTGACGGAGAGCTGGGTCCCACGGAGCTGAGCCTTGTCCCAGGCACAGAACAGGCCAGGGCCATCCGCGCAGGATGGCAGGAGGTGACCCCACCACGTACCTGTCGGGGGGAACGCCCTCCTCGGTGATGACAGTGACAGGGCGCTGGAGGCTGGCCTGGTACGGCTGGAAAGGCGCCGAGGGCCCCAGGTCCTTGGCCAGCTGGCTCTCGGCGACAGCAGCGACGTAGCGCCCGATGCTGAAGGGCTGGTCTGGCTCCTTGGTGAACTCGAAGACCAGCACAGCGTGGAAGTGCCCGTTGCAGGAGGTCAGCCCCAGCACCTGGATGGGGTACGTGCTGCCTGCGAGGCAACGGGGCGAGAGCTGGGTCCTGCCTGTCCTCCGGCGGGGCAGGGcgcagggcaggggacagggtcCTACCTGGGTGCAGCAGCAGGGACTGGCCCTGCGTCACCCTGTGTTCATCTGTGAAGGAGAGCTCCCGGCAGGGCCGGCGCGGCTGGCACCGCTGCAGCGTCACCGCCTCCGCCCCGCGGTTCTGCACCAGGATGGTGACCGTCCGGGGCTCGCCAGGCACCACTGGGAAGCGGATGTGCCCGTTGCCCAGGTCCTGCTCCGAGACGATCTCCACCCCATGCTTCCCACAGATGAACTCAGCCCTGCGGGAAGGGAAGGTCAGGTTTCCCCTCCCGGGGCCAGGGTCCCCGGGGCCGTGCCAGGGCAGGCGTGGGCAGGGTCCTGCCACTCGTACCATTTCTTGGCACGGCTCTTGGGCACTTGTGGACCAGTGCTGGGCTGCTGGCCTGAGGCAGACGCAGATGCTGATGCTGACGCCTCTGCATTTGTTCTGGGTCTCCGGTACTGGTCTGCCACCACCACACGCCTCCTCTCCTGTAAGAAGCAGCTGGGATCAGTGTGGCCCCGGGGTGCTGCCATGGCCAGGGGCTCCCACAGAGCCAGTCCCAGTGGGTGCGGGAGCCCCTGCGCAGCCCCAGCCTGGGACCCCCCTCACCTTCTTGAAGTGCACCGACTCCCCGTTCACGTGGGCCTGGTGGGTCACCCTCAGCGCGTACAAGATGCAGGAGAAGTTAGGAATCCTTGTATCAATCCTGCACAGACAAGAGAGAGGCTCTACGTGGCTGGAGCACGGCTGGGCTGCCGGGCACAGGCAGCTGAGAGGGGGCGAGCGGGAAGGGAGGGTGAAGGGGGCTCttgaggctgggctgggggcactcAGCTACTCCCCTCTGCAccgggagagggagaaggaccgGTGCTTTTCACCGGCCCCATGCAAATCTATCATCCCTGCAGGATGCTCCAGCAACTCCATGCAGTTCCAGCTGTGCCGTGGCCATTCCAGCTGTGTCACGGCATCACTGTCTGGCCATGcagtccctgtccctgccagcatGCAGGTGGCAGCGGGGCAGGGACACGGCCCTGTCCCCAGATCCTCCAGGGGCTGAGCCAGCACAGATGGGGGCTCCTCCAAAGCACAGCCACTGTGGTCCCGTCAGCGATTCCTCCCCGGGCACCTCCTCCCGCACCCCggggcacatcccacagcctgtcGTGGGCTGGACCCCAGCTTTGCCAATGATTAACAGCGGTGACATTGCACAGGGGCCAGCATGACCGGTGTCAGTGGGGTGAAACGGGAACTGTGGTGGGCAGAGGGTGCCCGAGGCCATGCCCAGGTGGCTGCCGGGGGGTCCCTGCAGGCGGGGAAcatcccagcagggctgggatggaAGGGTTTGGGGGCACTCAGGGCTGGCGTCCAGAGAGGCAGCTCTGCCACTTGCCGCATCCACAGCCCAGCGGGACACGGGCTGCCCCAGCAATGCTGCTCCCTGTTCTCTCTGCCTGCAGAGAACGGAGCCCCTGCGTTTGAATTTAACTGGTCCAGGTGTCTCCAAGCTGCTCCGAGAGCACACGTGCTCCATCCCACCCCGGCAAGTGATGGAGGagagcccccaaagcccccacctcccagtgcctccccagtgccaccctcACACCCAGCTCCTGGCCGGAGCTGGCTTGATACCCCGCCTGAAGCCCCGGCAATGCTGGCCAGCGATCAGCGATGCTGGCCACGGGCTGACAGCGCTGGCCAGGGACCAGCAGTGCCGGCCGGGGCAATGGATGACGCTGGCTGGGGGGACCGTCCCAGGCGACGCTGCCCGGGCCCGGCCGAGGGCTCTCACCTGCCCCGAAACTCCTGGGTGTAGACGCTCCGCAGCGCGTCCCGCCGGCTCTCCTGCTCCCGGCCCGTGTCCCGCAGGAACTGCACGAACTGATCCCCCCACCGCCTGGCCTCCGCCACGCTGAACCGCGGCATGgctgagccgagccgagccgggccgtGCCAAGTCGTGCCGGGCTGTGCCgagccgggctgggctgggctggcccggGCGGGGGCTGTCCCCGCAGGGAAACGAAAGCGAAAGGGGCCGTGCGCCCTGCGGACCCGCCCgcccggggctggggcggccGGGGGGCGGCTCCTGCCCGCTGCCTCTGGCCCCCCAGCGTCGCCCCCGGCCCGGGCTCCTGCGCCCCGCAGAGGGTCCCGGCTGCGGCATCCCCGGGGTGAGGGGACTCATCCCGGCTGGGGTGGGGGCTGTCCCAGCCCGGGACCCCGACGGGTGCACACGGACGCACGCACCCCCCCCTCGCAGGGCTTCCCCGGAAGGGACGGACACACCGCCAAACCGGGCGGTGGTCGCAGGGCCGGGGGGAGCCGAGCTGTTCAGTGTCGAGGGTCTGGGCTGGGGAGTCCCTTCCAGGCCTGCAGCCCTGGCACtgcttgtccccaggcagggagagcaggggccACCAGCTCGCAGCCGTGCTGCTGCCCCGCAGGAGAGCAGCCCAGGTGAGCTGCATCACTCTATCCAGTGCTGAGGGGCAGGAGCTCCCGGGGCGCTATAAatagggcagcagcagcagcaggagctgattTCTGTGTTTGTCTCTGGTTCCCTCTGCTTTCACCCTCCCATTTGCCTACTGAGGGTGGCGATCCCCAACCCGCCCCCGTAAAACGGCTCCAGACCCTGCGATGGCTCCTGGTGCTGCTTT
This portion of the Numenius arquata chromosome 24, bNumArq3.hap1.1, whole genome shotgun sequence genome encodes:
- the MOV10 gene encoding helicase MOV-10, with the protein product MPRFSVAEARRWGDQFVQFLRDTGREQESRRDALRSVYTQEFRGRIDTRIPNFSCILYALRVTHQAHVNGESVHFKKERRRVVVADQYRRPRTNAEASASASASASGQQPSTGPQVPKSRAKKWAEFICGKHGVEIVSEQDLGNGHIRFPVVPGEPRTVTILVQNRGAEAVTLQRCQPRRPCRELSFTDEHRVTQGQSLLLHPGSTYPIQVLGLTSCNGHFHAVLVFEFTKEPDQPFSIGRYVAAVAESQLAKDLGPSAPFQPYQASLQRPVTVITEEGVPPDSCLKNELEREIPLSTYQYPKSLKDTILLGPNTSSSWAAMRSLLEAPLQPGNYQKKFQLLLHLEEIQMEVDIRRYDMQDVPMVQDRGLLVLDVPGVAENRPSVLRGDHLFVHLSSERDRSPLVQYKGYVHGVELEKVRLGFSSKLQKKFVNNLRFDVTFTFSRLPLQVQHRAAALAMKRGLSSLLFPTASCHKSLFTGTFQPRWFDRKLQANEEQCRAVTHIVTGMSRPAPYLIFGPPGTGKTVTLVEAIKQVWTCFKDTRILACAPSNSAADLLCQRLIKDIAPRYIYRLIASSRSYQEVPADIRPCCNWDDEQSCYVYPSKEHLGRYRILITTLVTAGRLASANFPPGFFSHVFIDECGQAVEPESVVAIAGLLTAMDQESNPNGGQLVLAGDPQQLGPVLRSPLAIEHGLGTSLLERLMLHNPLYKKSSGGYDPQFVTKLLWNYRSHEAILRIPNELFYDNELKACESDELDVRSLYCAWDELPKKGFPIIFHGVCGEDRREAKSPSFFNTSEIEVLVHYLKKLLQSRGKGGCPSLSPKEVGIISPYRKQVEKIRKAITSVDPVLRTLPDIKLLKVGSVEEFQGQERRVILISTVRSCSEYLQLDETFKLGFLKNPKRLNVAITRAKALLIVVGNPAVLSKDHHWQRFLRYCKEQGGYTGYPYEDESPAEDGLTAGLQALRLGN